One Streptomyces sp. V4I8 genomic window carries:
- the dapF gene encoding diaminopimelate epimerase, which yields MSTRIAFLKGHGTENDFVIVPDPENVIDLPPAAVAALCDRRAGIGGDGLLHVVRSAAHPEAKDMAAEAEWFMDYRNGDGSIAEMCGNGVRVFARYLQRAGYASEGDLAVATRGGVKTVHIAKTASHGGADAGDITVGMGKALLPEGDVTVSVGERSWPARNVNMGNPHAVAFVDDLAHAGDLYSAPPFSPASAYPDGVNVEFVVDRGPRHVALRVHERGAGETRSCGTGACAVAVATARRDGADPAVTGTPATYTVDVPGGTLVITEQPDGEIEMTGPAVIVAEGEIDGAWLETFVS from the coding sequence ATGAGCACGCGGATCGCCTTCCTCAAGGGTCACGGCACCGAGAACGACTTCGTGATCGTCCCGGACCCCGAGAACGTCATCGACCTGCCCCCGGCCGCCGTCGCCGCGCTGTGCGACCGCCGCGCGGGCATCGGTGGTGACGGCCTGCTGCACGTCGTGCGGTCCGCGGCGCACCCCGAGGCCAAGGACATGGCGGCCGAGGCCGAGTGGTTCATGGACTACCGCAACGGCGACGGCTCGATCGCGGAGATGTGCGGCAACGGCGTGCGCGTCTTCGCGCGCTACCTCCAGCGCGCCGGATACGCCTCCGAGGGCGATCTCGCGGTCGCCACGCGCGGGGGCGTGAAGACCGTGCACATCGCCAAGACCGCCTCCCATGGCGGCGCCGACGCGGGTGACATCACGGTCGGCATGGGCAAGGCGCTGCTCCCCGAAGGGGACGTCACGGTCAGCGTCGGTGAGCGCAGCTGGCCCGCGCGGAACGTGAACATGGGCAACCCGCACGCGGTCGCCTTCGTGGACGACCTCGCGCACGCCGGCGACCTGTACTCCGCGCCGCCGTTCAGCCCGGCCTCGGCCTACCCGGACGGGGTCAACGTGGAGTTCGTGGTCGACCGAGGACCCCGGCACGTGGCGCTGCGCGTGCACGAGCGCGGTGCCGGCGAGACCCGGTCGTGCGGCACGGGCGCGTGCGCCGTCGCCGTGGCCACCGCGCGACGGGACGGGGCCGACCCGGCGGTCACCGGCACCCCCGCGACGTACACCGTCGATGTTCCGGGCGGCACCCTGGTGATCACCGAGCAGCCCGACGGCGAGATCGAGATGACCGGCCCCGCGGTGATCGTGGCCGAGGGTGAGATCGATGGGGCGTGGCTGGAAACGTTCGTTAGCTGA
- a CDS encoding bifunctional (p)ppGpp synthetase/guanosine-3',5'-bis(diphosphate) 3'-pyrophosphohydrolase, whose translation MSAEATNPATPGPVAGAMTPAVPRRKARARIDLRRLGRAALLGPASRGRLPDAIGHVVDAHRAHHPDADLEPLRRAYVLAESSHRGQMRKSGEPYITHPLAVTLILAELGAETTTLTASLLHDTVEDTDVTLDQVGEQFGAEVRFLVDGVTKLEKVDYGAAAEPETFRKMLVATGNDVRVMSIKLADRLHNMRTLGVMRPEKQARIAKVTRDVLIPLAERLGVQALKTELEDLVFAILHPEEYEHTRELIAENASRADDPLAEMVDEMRTVLREADIPAEVLIRPRHFVSVHRVSRKRGRLRGADFGRLLVLVNEDADCYGVLGELHTCMTPVVSEFKDFIAVPKFNLYQSLHTAVARADGQVAEVLIRTHQMHKVAEAGVVALGNPYAPPSEEQVAAGDGERADPTRPGWLSRLLDWQEAAPDPDTFWSTLREDLAQDREITVFRPDGGTLGLPEGATCVDAAYAQYGEDAHACIGARVNGRLATLSTVLRDGDTVQLLMGQDPASEPSREWLEHAHTAAARIAIQRWLAAHPAHGDSEVKDAEVAFRGAAEGSLYQAAAPEGPALRLGAEGPAGRSGGGNVLVDRAGATVRLAGCCTPVPPDDVTGFAVRGGVVTVHRVECSAVARMKGTGRAEVGVRWGDTTECRVTLVAESFVRPHLLADLTEAMAQEGAEIVSATVEPPSQQRVRHTYTVELPDAAMLPGLMRAMRNVGGVYDVSRAQPQTQGA comes from the coding sequence ATGAGTGCGGAGGCCACGAATCCCGCGACGCCAGGCCCGGTAGCGGGCGCGATGACGCCTGCGGTGCCTCGCAGGAAGGCCCGCGCCCGCATCGACCTGCGCCGTCTCGGCCGGGCGGCGTTGCTCGGCCCCGCCTCGCGCGGTCGGCTGCCCGATGCGATCGGCCATGTCGTCGACGCCCACCGGGCCCACCATCCCGACGCCGACCTCGAACCGCTGCGCCGCGCCTATGTGCTGGCCGAGTCCTCGCACCGCGGCCAGATGCGCAAGAGCGGCGAGCCGTACATCACCCACCCGCTCGCGGTGACCCTGATCCTCGCCGAACTCGGCGCCGAGACCACGACCTTGACGGCCTCTCTGCTCCACGACACCGTCGAGGACACGGACGTGACGCTCGATCAGGTCGGCGAGCAGTTCGGCGCGGAGGTCCGCTTCCTCGTCGACGGCGTGACGAAGCTGGAGAAGGTCGACTACGGCGCCGCCGCCGAGCCCGAGACCTTCCGCAAGATGCTCGTCGCCACCGGCAACGACGTCCGCGTGATGTCGATCAAACTCGCCGACCGGCTGCACAACATGCGCACCCTCGGCGTGATGCGCCCCGAGAAACAGGCCCGCATCGCCAAGGTCACCCGTGACGTCCTCATCCCACTCGCCGAGCGACTCGGCGTCCAGGCGCTCAAGACGGAGCTGGAGGACCTCGTCTTCGCGATCCTGCACCCCGAGGAGTACGAGCACACCCGGGAGCTGATCGCCGAAAACGCCTCGCGCGCCGACGATCCGCTCGCGGAGATGGTCGACGAGATGCGCACGGTCCTGCGCGAGGCCGACATCCCGGCCGAAGTCCTCATCCGGCCGCGGCACTTCGTCTCCGTGCACCGCGTGTCCCGCAAGCGCGGCCGGCTGCGCGGCGCCGACTTCGGGCGGCTGCTGGTGCTGGTGAACGAGGACGCGGACTGTTACGGCGTCCTGGGCGAACTGCACACCTGTATGACGCCCGTCGTCTCGGAGTTCAAGGACTTCATCGCCGTCCCCAAGTTCAACCTGTACCAGTCGCTGCACACGGCCGTCGCCCGCGCGGACGGCCAGGTCGCCGAAGTCCTCATCCGCACCCACCAGATGCACAAGGTCGCCGAGGCCGGTGTCGTCGCGCTCGGCAATCCCTACGCTCCTCCTTCGGAGGAGCAGGTCGCCGCCGGCGACGGCGAGCGCGCCGACCCCACGCGCCCCGGCTGGCTCTCCCGCCTCCTCGACTGGCAGGAGGCCGCTCCCGACCCGGACACCTTCTGGTCCACCCTGCGCGAGGACCTCGCCCAGGACCGCGAGATCACCGTCTTCCGGCCCGACGGCGGCACCCTGGGCCTGCCCGAGGGCGCGACCTGTGTGGACGCCGCGTACGCGCAGTACGGCGAGGACGCGCACGCGTGCATCGGCGCCCGCGTCAACGGCCGCCTGGCGACCCTCAGCACGGTTCTGCGGGACGGCGACACCGTCCAGCTCCTCATGGGCCAGGACCCTGCCTCGGAGCCCTCCAGGGAGTGGCTGGAGCACGCTCACACGGCCGCCGCCCGGATCGCCATCCAACGGTGGCTGGCCGCGCACCCCGCGCACGGGGACTCGGAGGTCAAGGACGCCGAGGTGGCCTTCCGGGGGGCGGCGGAGGGGTCCCTGTATCAGGCGGCTGCCCCGGAGGGGCCGGCGCTGCGGTTGGGCGCGGAGGGTCCGGCCGGTCGGTCCGGCGGCGGCAACGTACTCGTCGACCGAGCCGGCGCGACCGTACGCCTCGCCGGCTGCTGCACCCCCGTACCGCCCGACGACGTCACCGGATTCGCCGTGCGCGGCGGCGTGGTGACGGTTCATCGCGTCGAGTGCTCCGCGGTGGCACGGATGAAAGGCACCGGGCGCGCCGAGGTCGGCGTGCGCTGGGGGGACACCACCGAGTGCCGGGTCACCCTGGTCGCCGAATCGTTCGTTCGCCCCCACTTGCTGGCAGACCTCACGGAGGCCATGGCCCAAGAGGGCGCGGAGATCGTCTCGGCGACGGTCGAACCCCCGTCCCAGCAGCGCGTACGCCACACGTACACGGTCGAACTCCCGGACGCGGCGATGCTGCCGGGGCTCATGCGGGCCATGCGGAACGTGGG